The Vicia villosa cultivar HV-30 ecotype Madison, WI linkage group LG1, Vvil1.0, whole genome shotgun sequence genome includes a region encoding these proteins:
- the LOC131643533 gene encoding BAG family molecular chaperone regulator 3-like: protein MMKMKNMTNIGASETEARGLEWEMRPGGLLVQRRTADSDVNPVPPPTVRVRVKYGSTNHEVNISSIATFGELKKMLTGPTGLHHQDQKIFYKNKERVSKEFLDVVGVKDKSKLVLMEDPISKEKRYLEMRKNVTMEKASKSISEISLDVDRLAGQVSALETIINKGGKVVEADLLKLTEKLMNQLLRLDGIIADGDVKLQRKMQVKRVQKYVETLDMLKIKNSKGAHVPMKKPQQKHSNGHKLTPIQEQPEDMSNENNKLQPNSEQQPQQQMQHKGSMNSTSEVVVTTKWETFDSLPPLIPVTSSSSSTNNSVQPKFDWEFFN, encoded by the exons atgatgaagatgaagaacatgACGAATATTGGAGCTTCGGAAACCGAAGCAAGAGGTTTGGAGTGGGAAATGAGACCTGGAGGGTTGTTGGTTCAGCGCCGAACCGCTGACTCGGATGTAAACCCGGTTCCTCCACCGACAGTTAGAGTTCGGGTTAAATACGGTTCAACCAATCATGAAGTCAATATTAGTTCAATAGCAACATTTG GGGAATTGAAGAAAATGCTAACCGGTCCAACCGGTTTACATCATCAAGACCAGaagatattttataaaaacaaagAGAGAGTTTCAAAGGAGTTTCTTGATGTTGTTGGAGTCAAAGATAAATCAAAGTTAGTGTTAATGGAAGATCCTATTAGTAAAGAGAAGAGGTATTTGGAAATGAGAAAGAATGTAACAATGGAAAAAGCTTCAAAATCTATTTCAGAAATTAGTTTGGATGTAGATAGGCTTGCAGGGCAG GTGTCTGCTCTTGAAACAATAATTAATAAAGGTGGGAAAGTTGTGGAGGCTGATTTGCTTAAATTGACTGAGAAATTGATGAATCAATTGCTTAGATTGGATGGTATAATTGCTGATGGAGATGTTAAGTTGCAGAGGAAAATGCAG gtaAAAAGAGTTCAAAAGTATGTTGAAACTTTGGATATGTTGAAAATCAAGAATTCCAAGGGGGCTCATGTCCCAATGAAGAAGCCTCAACAAAAGCATTCAAATGGTCACAAACTGACACCAATTCAAGAGCAACCAGAAGATATGTCAAACGAGAACAATAAATTACAACCAAATTCggaacaacaaccacaacaacaaatGCAGCACAAAGGGTCAATGAATTCAACCTCAGAAGTTGTTGTTACTACAAAATGGGAGACATTTGATTCTCTACCACCATTAATTCCTGTTACTTCATCCAGCTCATCCACCAATAATTCAGTTCAACCAAAGTTCGATTGGGAGTTTTTCAACTAA